A region of Pseudomonas sp. Marseille-Q3773 DNA encodes the following proteins:
- a CDS encoding YajD family HNH nuclease, with protein sequence MSSTSSAAATARLDRILADAKRDKEMGYRDKALKMYPHVCGRCAREFSGKRLSELTVHHRDHNHDNNPQDGSNWELLCLYCHDNEHSRYTDQQYFSEGSTSTPSIAKATHNPFAGLAGMLKKD encoded by the coding sequence ATGAGCTCCACCTCTTCCGCCGCCGCTACTGCGCGTCTGGACCGAATCCTGGCCGATGCCAAGCGTGACAAGGAAATGGGCTACCGCGACAAGGCCCTGAAAATGTACCCGCACGTGTGCGGCCGCTGCGCCCGCGAATTCTCCGGCAAGCGCCTGAGCGAACTGACCGTGCACCACCGCGACCACAACCACGACAACAACCCGCAGGATGGCTCCAACTGGGAGCTGCTGTGCCTGTATTGCCACGACAACGAGCATTCGCGCTACACCGACCAGCAGTACTTCAGCGAAGGCTCCACCAGTACCCCGAGCATCGCCAAGGCCACCCACAACCCGTTCGCCGGGTTGGCAGGCATGCTGAAGAAGGACTGA
- a CDS encoding RNA methyltransferase, with product MANKRYSCIGLFNPKSAENVGSVMRAAGCYGVNSVFYTGKRYERARDFVTDTKRVHYDIPLIGIDDLQRIIPLGCTPVAVELVEGARPLPEYTHPDRAIYIFGPEDGSLSEDVRGWCEETIYIPTEGCMNLAATVNVVLYDRMAKGLNTRSGPRFK from the coding sequence GTGGCAAACAAACGATACAGCTGCATCGGCCTGTTCAACCCCAAGTCGGCGGAAAACGTCGGCTCGGTCATGCGCGCCGCGGGTTGCTACGGTGTCAATTCGGTGTTCTATACCGGCAAACGCTATGAACGCGCCCGTGACTTCGTCACCGATACCAAGCGCGTGCACTACGACATCCCGCTGATCGGCATCGACGACCTGCAACGCATCATCCCGCTGGGCTGCACGCCGGTGGCGGTGGAGCTGGTGGAAGGCGCCCGTCCGTTGCCGGAATACACCCACCCTGACCGGGCCATCTACATCTTCGGGCCGGAAGATGGCTCGCTGAGCGAGGATGTGCGGGGCTGGTGTGAAGAGACCATCTACATTCCGACCGAAGGTTGCATGAACCTGGCGGCGACGGTGAATGTGGTGCTGTATGACCGCATGGCCAAGGGACTGAATACCCGTTCGGGGCCCAGGTTCAAATAA
- a CDS encoding DUF2892 domain-containing protein: MLDIHSPATSQDHNVHGLERASSLAGGALMVSKGLRHGGLVGLLQVAVGGLALARGFTGHCATKAWWQRHRQEYHRLRSDIERSASELQALKASAEAATRGVTVTGKDPLAGS, encoded by the coding sequence ATGCTGGATATTCATTCGCCTGCAACATCGCAGGACCACAACGTTCATGGGCTGGAGCGCGCCAGTTCGCTGGCGGGCGGCGCCTTGATGGTCAGCAAGGGGCTGCGCCACGGCGGCCTGGTCGGCTTGTTGCAGGTTGCCGTGGGTGGCCTGGCGCTGGCGCGCGGCTTCACCGGGCACTGCGCGACCAAGGCCTGGTGGCAGCGGCACCGGCAGGAATACCACCGTTTGCGCTCGGACATCGAGCGCAGTGCCTCCGAACTGCAGGCTTTGAAGGCCAGTGCGGAGGCGGCGACGCGGGGAGTGACTGTGACCGGGAAGGACCCGTTGGCTGGCAGTTGA